TACTAACCATCGTGGACAATACTTTTTTGACTCCATACTACCAACGACCACTGGAGTTAGGAGCTGATATTGTACTGCATAGTGCTACCAAGTTTATCGGCGGACATAGTGATGTGGTAGCAGGTCTGGCGGTGACGAAAACAAAGGAACTAGGACAAAAATTATATGCCATTCAAAATGGATTTGGCGCCATTCTTGGCGTGCAGGATAGCTGGCTAGTGATGCGGGGCTTAAAAACATTAAAGGCACGTTTGGATATTTCAACCCGAAACGCAGCGGTTGTAGCCGATCATTTAGCAGAGCATCCTTTGGTCAAAAATGTTTATTATACTGGTTTGTCCACCCATGTTGGACATAAAGTACAAGAGACTCAAGCAAATGGACACGGAGCAGTTCTTTCGTTTGACTTGGGGAGCCGAGCACGTGTGAAAGCTTTATTTGAAAATGTACAATATGCTCTTGTAGGAGTTAGCCTTGGCGGAGTAGAGAGTATTTTATCCTACCCAGCGCAGATGTCACATGCAGCTATGCCGAAAGCCGAGCGAGAAAAGCGGGGCATTACGGATGGATTAGTAAGGCTATCGCTTGGAATAGAGGATGTAACGGACGTGTTGGCTGATTTAGAGAGAGGATTGAAAGCGGGGGAGAAAGTAGAGGAGCAAGTGAACGTGTAGGATTGATAGAACTATGTAAATGCTGTCTTGATGGTTTGAAAGGAACCCTCTTTTTTAATAAAAGGGGGTTTTAAGCAATGGATTAAAAAAATAAACGAGAACATAAGGAAATCCAGCCCCTCTCTGACATGCTATCAGACTTAGCTGGATTTCTTTATAGTGTTAGGAAATAGCGAACACGTACCCCTTACCTT
This is a stretch of genomic DNA from Brevibacillus laterosporus DSM 25. It encodes these proteins:
- a CDS encoding aminotransferase class I/II-fold pyridoxal phosphate-dependent enzyme gives rise to the protein MNFATKILHGTCGMDRVTGASSIPIYQASTFHQYDIDQPGTYDYARSGNPTRQALEETIAALEGGERGFAFSSGMAAISSVFLLFSSGDHLVVAEDVYGGTFRFLTTVLERMQIEVTFVDTTQLPLVKAAIQSNTRAIFLETPSNPTLKVTDLRGVIAIAKRHGLLTIVDNTFLTPYYQRPLELGADIVLHSATKFIGGHSDVVAGLAVTKTKELGQKLYAIQNGFGAILGVQDSWLVMRGLKTLKARLDISTRNAAVVADHLAEHPLVKNVYYTGLSTHVGHKVQETQANGHGAVLSFDLGSRARVKALFENVQYALVGVSLGGVESILSYPAQMSHAAMPKAEREKRGITDGLVRLSLGIEDVTDVLADLERGLKAGEKVEEQVNV